From the Hevea brasiliensis isolate MT/VB/25A 57/8 chromosome 15, ASM3005281v1, whole genome shotgun sequence genome, one window contains:
- the LOC110647455 gene encoding uncharacterized protein LOC110647455 isoform X6, with protein MHVFGLKPMTDPLDLVCCNACKKPVKTSQYAAHAELCRSLNSAEETTLELDGNVGHRKPPRKERKKLLTSHINQATPVAEQGRSVSIDAEDMAASESQLDGRPRRSSSFSMDTKRNPACVDVAFMMDGKGESPEHTDYSACMMPPPTKRFKFVSSSQHLLLSNDTEKASGLTKFTSAQDSFSIKDFQIESSSGGDLPNDFAIVSKFPGQTQGNCLLTKDIPVPLATKIYYSQRNNRLRSAVAHMYQASAEVSQETIIQLPSSSCKECSPEQVDNLLNKKREPSAFKPDQILAQSSELCLDKSGGCIPATSFSNQLSVDNILRPQTAPVLVRSKYLPKPYSFAGNSGQSLGSMQQASGSVPVL; from the exons ATGCATGTTTTTGGTTTGAAACCTATGACTGATCCTTTGGATTTG GTTTGTTGTAATGCTTGCAAGAAACCAGTGAAGACCAGTCAGTATGCAGCTCATGCAG AACTTTGTAGATCCTTAAATTCTGCAGAAGAAACGACATTGGAGCTTGATGGTAATGTAGGGCACAGGAAACCTCCAAGGAAGGAGAGGAAAAAGTTATTAACTTCTCATATTA ACCAAGCTACACCTGTTGCAGAGCAAGGAAGGTCTGTATCTATAGATGCAGAAGATATGGCTGCCTCTGAGTCTCAGTTGGATGGGCGACCCAGAAGGTCATCTTCATTCTCCATGGATACAAAGA GAAATCCTGCATGTGTAGATGTGGCATTTATGATGGACGGTAAAGGAGAAAGTCCTGAACATACAGATTACTCGGCCTGTATGATGCCGCCTCCAACAAAACGCTTTAaatt TGTATCATCAAGTCAGCATCTGTTGTTATCAAATGATACAGAAAAAGCTTCTGGCCTAACAAAATTCACAAGTGCCCAAGACAGTTTTTCCA TCAAGGATTTTCAAATAGAGTCATCTTCAGGTGGTGACTTGCCAAATGATTTTGCTATCGTCTCTAAGTTCCCTGGGCAAACTCAAGGAAATTGCCTGCTGACAAAAG ATATTCCAGTTCCCCTTGCTACAAAAATTTATTACTCTCAGAGGAACAATCGCCTTCGGTCGGCAGTTGCTCATATGTACCAAGCAAGTGCAGAAGTATCACAGGAAACTATAATTCAATTACCATCTTCATCCTGTAAGGAATGTTCACCTGAGCAAGTGGATAACCTTCTCAACAAGAAG AGAGAGCCTTCTGCATTTAAACCTGATCAAATTCTTGCACAAAGCTCAGAATTGTGCTTGGATAAATCAGGAGGATGCATACCAGCCACTAGCTTCTCAAATCAGCTTTCTGTTGATAACATTCTAAGGCCTCAGACTGCTCCTGTATTGGTCAGAAGCAAATATCTTCCAAAGCCTTATTCTTTTGCAGGCAACTCTG GACAATCGCTAGGGTCCATGCAGCAAGCAAGTGGAAGCGTTCCCGTTTTATAG
- the LOC110647455 gene encoding uncharacterized protein LOC110647455 isoform X2: MVCSLGTGRMAVMARLLAAGSLSQTIAEEIGQQKLANQCIYRELHEADEANLLDEEDMHVFGLKPMTDPLDLVCCNACKKPVKTSQYAAHAELCRSLNSAEETTLELDGNVGHRKPPRKERKKLLTSHITTPVAEQGRSVSIDAEDMAASESQLDGRPRRSSSFSMDTKRNPACVDVAFMMDGKGESPEHTDYSACMMPPPTKRFKFVSSSQHLLLSNDTEKASGLTKFTSAQDSFSIKDFQIESSSGGDLPNDFAIVSKFPGQTQGNCLLTKDIPVPLATKIYYSQRNNRLRSAVAHMYQASAEVSQETIIQLPSSSCKECSPEQVDNLLNKKREPSAFKPDQILAQSSELCLDKSGGCIPATSFSNQLSVDNILRPQTAPVLVRSKYLPKPYSFAGNSGQSLGSMQQASGSVPVL; encoded by the exons ATGGTATGTTCGCTAGGAACTGGGAGAATGGCTGTCATGGCTAGGCTTCTGGCTGCAGGAAGTTTATCACAAACCATTGCAG AGGAAATTGGCCAACAGAAATTGGCTAATCAATGCATTTACAGAGAATTACATGAGGCAGATGAAGCAAATTTGCTTGATGAAGAAG ATATGCATGTTTTTGGTTTGAAACCTATGACTGATCCTTTGGATTTG GTTTGTTGTAATGCTTGCAAGAAACCAGTGAAGACCAGTCAGTATGCAGCTCATGCAG AACTTTGTAGATCCTTAAATTCTGCAGAAGAAACGACATTGGAGCTTGATGGTAATGTAGGGCACAGGAAACCTCCAAGGAAGGAGAGGAAAAAGTTATTAACTTCTCATATTA CTACACCTGTTGCAGAGCAAGGAAGGTCTGTATCTATAGATGCAGAAGATATGGCTGCCTCTGAGTCTCAGTTGGATGGGCGACCCAGAAGGTCATCTTCATTCTCCATGGATACAAAGA GAAATCCTGCATGTGTAGATGTGGCATTTATGATGGACGGTAAAGGAGAAAGTCCTGAACATACAGATTACTCGGCCTGTATGATGCCGCCTCCAACAAAACGCTTTAaatt TGTATCATCAAGTCAGCATCTGTTGTTATCAAATGATACAGAAAAAGCTTCTGGCCTAACAAAATTCACAAGTGCCCAAGACAGTTTTTCCA TCAAGGATTTTCAAATAGAGTCATCTTCAGGTGGTGACTTGCCAAATGATTTTGCTATCGTCTCTAAGTTCCCTGGGCAAACTCAAGGAAATTGCCTGCTGACAAAAG ATATTCCAGTTCCCCTTGCTACAAAAATTTATTACTCTCAGAGGAACAATCGCCTTCGGTCGGCAGTTGCTCATATGTACCAAGCAAGTGCAGAAGTATCACAGGAAACTATAATTCAATTACCATCTTCATCCTGTAAGGAATGTTCACCTGAGCAAGTGGATAACCTTCTCAACAAGAAG AGAGAGCCTTCTGCATTTAAACCTGATCAAATTCTTGCACAAAGCTCAGAATTGTGCTTGGATAAATCAGGAGGATGCATACCAGCCACTAGCTTCTCAAATCAGCTTTCTGTTGATAACATTCTAAGGCCTCAGACTGCTCCTGTATTGGTCAGAAGCAAATATCTTCCAAAGCCTTATTCTTTTGCAGGCAACTCTG GACAATCGCTAGGGTCCATGCAGCAAGCAAGTGGAAGCGTTCCCGTTTTATAG
- the LOC110647455 gene encoding uncharacterized protein LOC110647455 isoform X3 — protein sequence MAVMARLLAAGSLSQTIAEEIGQQKLANQCIYRELHEADEANLLDEEDMHVFGLKPMTDPLDLVCCNACKKPVKTSQYAAHAELCRSLNSAEETTLELDGNVGHRKPPRKERKKLLTSHINQATPVAEQGRSVSIDAEDMAASESQLDGRPRRSSSFSMDTKRNPACVDVAFMMDGKGESPEHTDYSACMMPPPTKRFKFVSSSQHLLLSNDTEKASGLTKFTSAQDSFSIKDFQIESSSGGDLPNDFAIVSKFPGQTQGNCLLTKDIPVPLATKIYYSQRNNRLRSAVAHMYQASAEVSQETIIQLPSSSCKECSPEQVDNLLNKKREPSAFKPDQILAQSSELCLDKSGGCIPATSFSNQLSVDNILRPQTAPVLVRSKYLPKPYSFAGNSGQSLGSMQQASGSVPVL from the exons ATGGCTGTCATGGCTAGGCTTCTGGCTGCAGGAAGTTTATCACAAACCATTGCAG AGGAAATTGGCCAACAGAAATTGGCTAATCAATGCATTTACAGAGAATTACATGAGGCAGATGAAGCAAATTTGCTTGATGAAGAAG ATATGCATGTTTTTGGTTTGAAACCTATGACTGATCCTTTGGATTTG GTTTGTTGTAATGCTTGCAAGAAACCAGTGAAGACCAGTCAGTATGCAGCTCATGCAG AACTTTGTAGATCCTTAAATTCTGCAGAAGAAACGACATTGGAGCTTGATGGTAATGTAGGGCACAGGAAACCTCCAAGGAAGGAGAGGAAAAAGTTATTAACTTCTCATATTA ACCAAGCTACACCTGTTGCAGAGCAAGGAAGGTCTGTATCTATAGATGCAGAAGATATGGCTGCCTCTGAGTCTCAGTTGGATGGGCGACCCAGAAGGTCATCTTCATTCTCCATGGATACAAAGA GAAATCCTGCATGTGTAGATGTGGCATTTATGATGGACGGTAAAGGAGAAAGTCCTGAACATACAGATTACTCGGCCTGTATGATGCCGCCTCCAACAAAACGCTTTAaatt TGTATCATCAAGTCAGCATCTGTTGTTATCAAATGATACAGAAAAAGCTTCTGGCCTAACAAAATTCACAAGTGCCCAAGACAGTTTTTCCA TCAAGGATTTTCAAATAGAGTCATCTTCAGGTGGTGACTTGCCAAATGATTTTGCTATCGTCTCTAAGTTCCCTGGGCAAACTCAAGGAAATTGCCTGCTGACAAAAG ATATTCCAGTTCCCCTTGCTACAAAAATTTATTACTCTCAGAGGAACAATCGCCTTCGGTCGGCAGTTGCTCATATGTACCAAGCAAGTGCAGAAGTATCACAGGAAACTATAATTCAATTACCATCTTCATCCTGTAAGGAATGTTCACCTGAGCAAGTGGATAACCTTCTCAACAAGAAG AGAGAGCCTTCTGCATTTAAACCTGATCAAATTCTTGCACAAAGCTCAGAATTGTGCTTGGATAAATCAGGAGGATGCATACCAGCCACTAGCTTCTCAAATCAGCTTTCTGTTGATAACATTCTAAGGCCTCAGACTGCTCCTGTATTGGTCAGAAGCAAATATCTTCCAAAGCCTTATTCTTTTGCAGGCAACTCTG GACAATCGCTAGGGTCCATGCAGCAAGCAAGTGGAAGCGTTCCCGTTTTATAG
- the LOC110647455 gene encoding uncharacterized protein LOC110647455 isoform X1 gives MVCSLGTGRMAVMARLLAAGSLSQTIAEEIGQQKLANQCIYRELHEADEANLLDEEDMHVFGLKPMTDPLDLVCCNACKKPVKTSQYAAHAELCRSLNSAEETTLELDGNVGHRKPPRKERKKLLTSHINQATPVAEQGRSVSIDAEDMAASESQLDGRPRRSSSFSMDTKRNPACVDVAFMMDGKGESPEHTDYSACMMPPPTKRFKFVSSSQHLLLSNDTEKASGLTKFTSAQDSFSIKDFQIESSSGGDLPNDFAIVSKFPGQTQGNCLLTKDIPVPLATKIYYSQRNNRLRSAVAHMYQASAEVSQETIIQLPSSSCKECSPEQVDNLLNKKREPSAFKPDQILAQSSELCLDKSGGCIPATSFSNQLSVDNILRPQTAPVLVRSKYLPKPYSFAGNSGQSLGSMQQASGSVPVL, from the exons ATGGTATGTTCGCTAGGAACTGGGAGAATGGCTGTCATGGCTAGGCTTCTGGCTGCAGGAAGTTTATCACAAACCATTGCAG AGGAAATTGGCCAACAGAAATTGGCTAATCAATGCATTTACAGAGAATTACATGAGGCAGATGAAGCAAATTTGCTTGATGAAGAAG ATATGCATGTTTTTGGTTTGAAACCTATGACTGATCCTTTGGATTTG GTTTGTTGTAATGCTTGCAAGAAACCAGTGAAGACCAGTCAGTATGCAGCTCATGCAG AACTTTGTAGATCCTTAAATTCTGCAGAAGAAACGACATTGGAGCTTGATGGTAATGTAGGGCACAGGAAACCTCCAAGGAAGGAGAGGAAAAAGTTATTAACTTCTCATATTA ACCAAGCTACACCTGTTGCAGAGCAAGGAAGGTCTGTATCTATAGATGCAGAAGATATGGCTGCCTCTGAGTCTCAGTTGGATGGGCGACCCAGAAGGTCATCTTCATTCTCCATGGATACAAAGA GAAATCCTGCATGTGTAGATGTGGCATTTATGATGGACGGTAAAGGAGAAAGTCCTGAACATACAGATTACTCGGCCTGTATGATGCCGCCTCCAACAAAACGCTTTAaatt TGTATCATCAAGTCAGCATCTGTTGTTATCAAATGATACAGAAAAAGCTTCTGGCCTAACAAAATTCACAAGTGCCCAAGACAGTTTTTCCA TCAAGGATTTTCAAATAGAGTCATCTTCAGGTGGTGACTTGCCAAATGATTTTGCTATCGTCTCTAAGTTCCCTGGGCAAACTCAAGGAAATTGCCTGCTGACAAAAG ATATTCCAGTTCCCCTTGCTACAAAAATTTATTACTCTCAGAGGAACAATCGCCTTCGGTCGGCAGTTGCTCATATGTACCAAGCAAGTGCAGAAGTATCACAGGAAACTATAATTCAATTACCATCTTCATCCTGTAAGGAATGTTCACCTGAGCAAGTGGATAACCTTCTCAACAAGAAG AGAGAGCCTTCTGCATTTAAACCTGATCAAATTCTTGCACAAAGCTCAGAATTGTGCTTGGATAAATCAGGAGGATGCATACCAGCCACTAGCTTCTCAAATCAGCTTTCTGTTGATAACATTCTAAGGCCTCAGACTGCTCCTGTATTGGTCAGAAGCAAATATCTTCCAAAGCCTTATTCTTTTGCAGGCAACTCTG GACAATCGCTAGGGTCCATGCAGCAAGCAAGTGGAAGCGTTCCCGTTTTATAG
- the LOC110647455 gene encoding uncharacterized protein LOC110647455 isoform X5 — protein sequence MVCSLGTGRMAVMARLLAAGSLSQTIAEEIGQQKLANQCIYRELHEADEANLLDEEELCRSLNSAEETTLELDGNVGHRKPPRKERKKLLTSHITTPVAEQGRSVSIDAEDMAASESQLDGRPRRSSSFSMDTKRNPACVDVAFMMDGKGESPEHTDYSACMMPPPTKRFKFVSSSQHLLLSNDTEKASGLTKFTSAQDSFSIKDFQIESSSGGDLPNDFAIVSKFPGQTQGNCLLTKDIPVPLATKIYYSQRNNRLRSAVAHMYQASAEVSQETIIQLPSSSCKECSPEQVDNLLNKKREPSAFKPDQILAQSSELCLDKSGGCIPATSFSNQLSVDNILRPQTAPVLVRSKYLPKPYSFAGNSGQSLGSMQQASGSVPVL from the exons ATGGTATGTTCGCTAGGAACTGGGAGAATGGCTGTCATGGCTAGGCTTCTGGCTGCAGGAAGTTTATCACAAACCATTGCAG AGGAAATTGGCCAACAGAAATTGGCTAATCAATGCATTTACAGAGAATTACATGAGGCAGATGAAGCAAATTTGCTTGATGAAGAAG AACTTTGTAGATCCTTAAATTCTGCAGAAGAAACGACATTGGAGCTTGATGGTAATGTAGGGCACAGGAAACCTCCAAGGAAGGAGAGGAAAAAGTTATTAACTTCTCATATTA CTACACCTGTTGCAGAGCAAGGAAGGTCTGTATCTATAGATGCAGAAGATATGGCTGCCTCTGAGTCTCAGTTGGATGGGCGACCCAGAAGGTCATCTTCATTCTCCATGGATACAAAGA GAAATCCTGCATGTGTAGATGTGGCATTTATGATGGACGGTAAAGGAGAAAGTCCTGAACATACAGATTACTCGGCCTGTATGATGCCGCCTCCAACAAAACGCTTTAaatt TGTATCATCAAGTCAGCATCTGTTGTTATCAAATGATACAGAAAAAGCTTCTGGCCTAACAAAATTCACAAGTGCCCAAGACAGTTTTTCCA TCAAGGATTTTCAAATAGAGTCATCTTCAGGTGGTGACTTGCCAAATGATTTTGCTATCGTCTCTAAGTTCCCTGGGCAAACTCAAGGAAATTGCCTGCTGACAAAAG ATATTCCAGTTCCCCTTGCTACAAAAATTTATTACTCTCAGAGGAACAATCGCCTTCGGTCGGCAGTTGCTCATATGTACCAAGCAAGTGCAGAAGTATCACAGGAAACTATAATTCAATTACCATCTTCATCCTGTAAGGAATGTTCACCTGAGCAAGTGGATAACCTTCTCAACAAGAAG AGAGAGCCTTCTGCATTTAAACCTGATCAAATTCTTGCACAAAGCTCAGAATTGTGCTTGGATAAATCAGGAGGATGCATACCAGCCACTAGCTTCTCAAATCAGCTTTCTGTTGATAACATTCTAAGGCCTCAGACTGCTCCTGTATTGGTCAGAAGCAAATATCTTCCAAAGCCTTATTCTTTTGCAGGCAACTCTG GACAATCGCTAGGGTCCATGCAGCAAGCAAGTGGAAGCGTTCCCGTTTTATAG
- the LOC110647457 gene encoding tubby-like F-box protein 3 yields MSAIRNMIIRSRSHRVVQEGPAPEAEEWRGGDTSSWANMPQELLREVLLRIEASESSWPPRKSVVACAGVCRTWRHITKDLVKVPELSGRLTFPISVKQPGPRDFLLQCFIKRCRSTQTYYLYLSLTNALADDGKFLLAARKCRRPTFTDYIISLDADNMSKGSSTYVGKLRSNFWGTKFTVFDGQLPHAGAKMTKSRSTRLVNLKQVSPRVPAGNYPVAHLSYELNVLGSRGPRRMQCVMDGIPATSIQPGGVAPTQTEFSHHSVDFFPSLPFFLSKPNCAENFLSGPLSSQKDGALVLKNKAPRWHEQLQCWCLNFHGRVTVASVKNFQLVASPENGPAGPEHEKIILQFGKVGKDLFTMDYRYPVSAFQAFAICLSSFDTKIACE; encoded by the exons ATGTCTGCAATTAGGAATATGATAATAAGGTCGAGGTCCCACCGGGTGGTGCAGGAAGGGCCGGCGCCGGAGGCGGAGGAGTGGCGTGGAGGGGATACGTCTTCCTGGGCAAACATGCCACAGGAGCTCTTAAGAGAGGTTCTATTGAGAATAGAAGCATCGGAAAGCAGTTGGCCACCCAGAAAAAGTGTGGTGGCTTGTGCGGGTGTTTGCAGGACCTGGAGACACATCACTAAGGATCTAGTTAAAGTCCCTGAACTTTCCGGCAGGCTTACTTTCCCCATCTCCGTCAAGCAG CCTGGTCCAAGGGATTTTCTCCTCCAGTGCTTTATAAAGCGGTGCCGGTCCACTCAAACGTACTATCTCTACCTCAGTTTAACAAATG CACTAGCTGATGATGGAAAGTTCCTTCTTGCTGCTCGCAAGTGTAGACGCCCCACCTTCACGGATTATATCATCTCTCTAGATGCTGACAATATGTCAAAGGGAAGTAGTACTTATGTTGGGAAGCTAAG ATCAAATTTTTGGGGAACCAAGTTCACAGTTTTTGATGGGCAGCTCCCTCATGCTGGGGCAAAGATGACAAAAAGTCGCTCCACTAGGCTAGTAAATTTGAAACAAGTTTCACCTAGGGTCCCTGCTGGCAACTATCCTGTGGCACACCTCTCATATGAATTGAATGTGTTGGGTTCCAG GGGTCCTAGGAGAATGCAGTGTGTTATGGATGGTATCCCGGCCACTTCTATTCAACCTGGTGGAGTGGCCCCCACACAGACTGAGTTTTCTCATCACAGTGTAGATTTCTTTCCATCACTCCCATTCTTCCTTTCAAAACCAAACTGTGCAGAGAATTTTCTATCAGGACCTTTGTCCAGTCAGAAAGATGGAGCATTGGTACTGAAAAACAAGGCTCCAAGGTGGCATGAGCAGCTTCAGTGTTGGTGTTTAAACTTCCATGGACGAGTGACAGTTGCTTCAGTTAAAAACTTTCAGCTGGTTGCTTCCCCAGAAAATGGACCTGCTGGTCCAGAACATGAGAAGATCATCCTTCAATTTGGGAAAGTGGGAAAGGATTTGTTTACCATGGATTACCGGTACCCAGTCTCCGCATTCCAAGCATTTGCAATTTGCCTCAGCAGCTTTGACACCAAGATTGCTTGTGAATGA
- the LOC110647455 gene encoding uncharacterized protein LOC110647455 isoform X7, which yields MRQMKQICLMKKVCCNACKKPVKTSQYAAHAELCRSLNSAEETTLELDGNVGHRKPPRKERKKLLTSHINQATPVAEQGRSVSIDAEDMAASESQLDGRPRRSSSFSMDTKRNPACVDVAFMMDGKGESPEHTDYSACMMPPPTKRFKFVSSSQHLLLSNDTEKASGLTKFTSAQDSFSIKDFQIESSSGGDLPNDFAIVSKFPGQTQGNCLLTKDIPVPLATKIYYSQRNNRLRSAVAHMYQASAEVSQETIIQLPSSSCKECSPEQVDNLLNKKREPSAFKPDQILAQSSELCLDKSGGCIPATSFSNQLSVDNILRPQTAPVLVRSKYLPKPYSFAGNSGQSLGSMQQASGSVPVL from the exons ATGAGGCAGATGAAGCAAATTTGCTTGATGAAGAAG GTTTGTTGTAATGCTTGCAAGAAACCAGTGAAGACCAGTCAGTATGCAGCTCATGCAG AACTTTGTAGATCCTTAAATTCTGCAGAAGAAACGACATTGGAGCTTGATGGTAATGTAGGGCACAGGAAACCTCCAAGGAAGGAGAGGAAAAAGTTATTAACTTCTCATATTA ACCAAGCTACACCTGTTGCAGAGCAAGGAAGGTCTGTATCTATAGATGCAGAAGATATGGCTGCCTCTGAGTCTCAGTTGGATGGGCGACCCAGAAGGTCATCTTCATTCTCCATGGATACAAAGA GAAATCCTGCATGTGTAGATGTGGCATTTATGATGGACGGTAAAGGAGAAAGTCCTGAACATACAGATTACTCGGCCTGTATGATGCCGCCTCCAACAAAACGCTTTAaatt TGTATCATCAAGTCAGCATCTGTTGTTATCAAATGATACAGAAAAAGCTTCTGGCCTAACAAAATTCACAAGTGCCCAAGACAGTTTTTCCA TCAAGGATTTTCAAATAGAGTCATCTTCAGGTGGTGACTTGCCAAATGATTTTGCTATCGTCTCTAAGTTCCCTGGGCAAACTCAAGGAAATTGCCTGCTGACAAAAG ATATTCCAGTTCCCCTTGCTACAAAAATTTATTACTCTCAGAGGAACAATCGCCTTCGGTCGGCAGTTGCTCATATGTACCAAGCAAGTGCAGAAGTATCACAGGAAACTATAATTCAATTACCATCTTCATCCTGTAAGGAATGTTCACCTGAGCAAGTGGATAACCTTCTCAACAAGAAG AGAGAGCCTTCTGCATTTAAACCTGATCAAATTCTTGCACAAAGCTCAGAATTGTGCTTGGATAAATCAGGAGGATGCATACCAGCCACTAGCTTCTCAAATCAGCTTTCTGTTGATAACATTCTAAGGCCTCAGACTGCTCCTGTATTGGTCAGAAGCAAATATCTTCCAAAGCCTTATTCTTTTGCAGGCAACTCTG GACAATCGCTAGGGTCCATGCAGCAAGCAAGTGGAAGCGTTCCCGTTTTATAG
- the LOC110647455 gene encoding uncharacterized protein LOC110647455 isoform X8, producing the protein MVCSLGTGRMAVMARLLAAGSLSQTIAEEIGQQKLANQCIYRELHEADEANLLDEEDMHVFGLKPMTDPLDLVCCNACKKPVKTSQYAAHAELCRSLNSAEETTLELDGNVGHRKPPRKERKKLLTSHINQATPVAEQGRSVSIDAEDMAASESQLDGRPRRSSSFSMDTKRNPACVDVAFMMDGKGESPEHTDYSACMMPPPTKRFKFVSSSQHLLLSNDTEKASGLTKFTSAQDSFSIKDFQIESSSGGDLPNDFAIVSKFPGQTQGNCLLTKDIPVPLATKIYYSQRNNRLRSAVAHMYQASAEVSQETIIQLPSSSCKECSPEQVDNLLNKKDNR; encoded by the exons ATGGTATGTTCGCTAGGAACTGGGAGAATGGCTGTCATGGCTAGGCTTCTGGCTGCAGGAAGTTTATCACAAACCATTGCAG AGGAAATTGGCCAACAGAAATTGGCTAATCAATGCATTTACAGAGAATTACATGAGGCAGATGAAGCAAATTTGCTTGATGAAGAAG ATATGCATGTTTTTGGTTTGAAACCTATGACTGATCCTTTGGATTTG GTTTGTTGTAATGCTTGCAAGAAACCAGTGAAGACCAGTCAGTATGCAGCTCATGCAG AACTTTGTAGATCCTTAAATTCTGCAGAAGAAACGACATTGGAGCTTGATGGTAATGTAGGGCACAGGAAACCTCCAAGGAAGGAGAGGAAAAAGTTATTAACTTCTCATATTA ACCAAGCTACACCTGTTGCAGAGCAAGGAAGGTCTGTATCTATAGATGCAGAAGATATGGCTGCCTCTGAGTCTCAGTTGGATGGGCGACCCAGAAGGTCATCTTCATTCTCCATGGATACAAAGA GAAATCCTGCATGTGTAGATGTGGCATTTATGATGGACGGTAAAGGAGAAAGTCCTGAACATACAGATTACTCGGCCTGTATGATGCCGCCTCCAACAAAACGCTTTAaatt TGTATCATCAAGTCAGCATCTGTTGTTATCAAATGATACAGAAAAAGCTTCTGGCCTAACAAAATTCACAAGTGCCCAAGACAGTTTTTCCA TCAAGGATTTTCAAATAGAGTCATCTTCAGGTGGTGACTTGCCAAATGATTTTGCTATCGTCTCTAAGTTCCCTGGGCAAACTCAAGGAAATTGCCTGCTGACAAAAG ATATTCCAGTTCCCCTTGCTACAAAAATTTATTACTCTCAGAGGAACAATCGCCTTCGGTCGGCAGTTGCTCATATGTACCAAGCAAGTGCAGAAGTATCACAGGAAACTATAATTCAATTACCATCTTCATCCTGTAAGGAATGTTCACCTGAGCAAGTGGATAACCTTCTCAACAAGAAG GACAATCGCTAG
- the LOC110647455 gene encoding uncharacterized protein LOC110647455 isoform X4: MVCSLGTGRMAVMARLLAAGSLSQTIAEEIGQQKLANQCIYRELHEADEANLLDEEELCRSLNSAEETTLELDGNVGHRKPPRKERKKLLTSHINQATPVAEQGRSVSIDAEDMAASESQLDGRPRRSSSFSMDTKRNPACVDVAFMMDGKGESPEHTDYSACMMPPPTKRFKFVSSSQHLLLSNDTEKASGLTKFTSAQDSFSIKDFQIESSSGGDLPNDFAIVSKFPGQTQGNCLLTKDIPVPLATKIYYSQRNNRLRSAVAHMYQASAEVSQETIIQLPSSSCKECSPEQVDNLLNKKREPSAFKPDQILAQSSELCLDKSGGCIPATSFSNQLSVDNILRPQTAPVLVRSKYLPKPYSFAGNSGQSLGSMQQASGSVPVL, encoded by the exons ATGGTATGTTCGCTAGGAACTGGGAGAATGGCTGTCATGGCTAGGCTTCTGGCTGCAGGAAGTTTATCACAAACCATTGCAG AGGAAATTGGCCAACAGAAATTGGCTAATCAATGCATTTACAGAGAATTACATGAGGCAGATGAAGCAAATTTGCTTGATGAAGAAG AACTTTGTAGATCCTTAAATTCTGCAGAAGAAACGACATTGGAGCTTGATGGTAATGTAGGGCACAGGAAACCTCCAAGGAAGGAGAGGAAAAAGTTATTAACTTCTCATATTA ACCAAGCTACACCTGTTGCAGAGCAAGGAAGGTCTGTATCTATAGATGCAGAAGATATGGCTGCCTCTGAGTCTCAGTTGGATGGGCGACCCAGAAGGTCATCTTCATTCTCCATGGATACAAAGA GAAATCCTGCATGTGTAGATGTGGCATTTATGATGGACGGTAAAGGAGAAAGTCCTGAACATACAGATTACTCGGCCTGTATGATGCCGCCTCCAACAAAACGCTTTAaatt TGTATCATCAAGTCAGCATCTGTTGTTATCAAATGATACAGAAAAAGCTTCTGGCCTAACAAAATTCACAAGTGCCCAAGACAGTTTTTCCA TCAAGGATTTTCAAATAGAGTCATCTTCAGGTGGTGACTTGCCAAATGATTTTGCTATCGTCTCTAAGTTCCCTGGGCAAACTCAAGGAAATTGCCTGCTGACAAAAG ATATTCCAGTTCCCCTTGCTACAAAAATTTATTACTCTCAGAGGAACAATCGCCTTCGGTCGGCAGTTGCTCATATGTACCAAGCAAGTGCAGAAGTATCACAGGAAACTATAATTCAATTACCATCTTCATCCTGTAAGGAATGTTCACCTGAGCAAGTGGATAACCTTCTCAACAAGAAG AGAGAGCCTTCTGCATTTAAACCTGATCAAATTCTTGCACAAAGCTCAGAATTGTGCTTGGATAAATCAGGAGGATGCATACCAGCCACTAGCTTCTCAAATCAGCTTTCTGTTGATAACATTCTAAGGCCTCAGACTGCTCCTGTATTGGTCAGAAGCAAATATCTTCCAAAGCCTTATTCTTTTGCAGGCAACTCTG GACAATCGCTAGGGTCCATGCAGCAAGCAAGTGGAAGCGTTCCCGTTTTATAG